Proteins encoded by one window of Deltaproteobacteria bacterium:
- a CDS encoding GNAT family protein — protein sequence MLPQPREIPKPHLAEDGRVRIRPYREDDVEPIYEAIAASKVEIMRWLPWCHPEYGIEETRAWVESRPGAWESGDEFSFVVEEPSTGRILGANGIHGAFRSRLVGGLGYWMRTDHAGQGLTTAASRLTLRFGFEVLGLHRIEILAKTGNLASRRVAEKLGATYEGVLRDRLFYGGRSHDAACYSLLPGEL from the coding sequence ATGCTGCCCCAGCCGCGCGAGATCCCCAAACCTCACCTCGCCGAGGACGGGCGGGTACGCATCCGTCCCTATCGCGAGGACGACGTCGAGCCGATCTACGAGGCGATCGCCGCCTCCAAGGTCGAGATCATGCGGTGGCTCCCCTGGTGCCACCCGGAGTACGGCATCGAGGAGACCCGGGCCTGGGTGGAGAGCCGGCCCGGGGCCTGGGAGAGCGGAGACGAGTTCAGCTTCGTCGTCGAGGAGCCCTCGACCGGGCGGATCCTCGGGGCCAACGGAATCCACGGCGCCTTCCGCAGCCGCCTGGTGGGCGGGCTGGGCTACTGGATGCGCACCGATCACGCGGGTCAGGGCCTGACCACCGCCGCCTCGCGGCTCACCCTGCGCTTCGGCTTCGAGGTGCTGGGGCTGCACCGCATCGAGATCCTGGCGAAGACGGGAAACCTGGCGAGCCGGCGGGTGGCCGAGAAGCTCGGCGCCACCTACGAGGGCGTCCTTCGCGACCGGCTCTTCTACGGCGGCCGGTCCCACGACGCGGCCTGCTACTCGCTGCTGCCCGGCGAGCTCTGA
- a CDS encoding lipase family protein translates to MRVLLLVAAALLLILPSTGCRDPEPALPVALCGMESYELLPAEEVGGVVASEEVTLLDLDAAGIDGLLAAGGLADVLGPSPYGARVFRLRYRTQDRGVVREATTVAAFPANADLPAELPLLIYTHGTTGFSDPCAPSADLGGQLLAAAIAARGYIVAAPDYLGLTGLGETVDLRHPYLIGEPTAIASWDALRATIALGAAEGVEAVPSHQTAIMGASQGGHAAFFTARYGPHYAPEFDIDAVLPSIPPIDMRELMAFGVDDRGGIHGLLAAMLNAYRNWYGAPASMEGVLVNDAPHNLADNIDTLMYPTDACDAGDELGAILQASGSLYEADFTEGMRGGSVGEPWDCYLEVNSINAAPIPRGDDPPFFVAAGELDELVPLVTVTDGVSELCASGYGIELLVCQDANHVQGGTWSLREQLDWLNARMAGEPMDPARSCEIPAPSCCSGSDPAVCTS, encoded by the coding sequence ATGAGAGTCCTGCTCCTGGTCGCCGCCGCCCTCCTCCTGATCCTCCCCTCGACGGGCTGCCGCGACCCCGAGCCCGCCCTGCCCGTCGCGCTCTGCGGCATGGAGAGCTACGAGCTGCTGCCGGCCGAGGAGGTGGGCGGGGTCGTCGCCTCCGAGGAGGTCACCCTCCTCGACCTCGACGCCGCGGGCATCGACGGCCTGCTGGCCGCCGGCGGCCTCGCCGACGTGCTGGGCCCCTCCCCCTACGGCGCCCGGGTCTTCCGCCTGCGCTACCGCACCCAGGATCGCGGGGTCGTCCGCGAGGCCACCACCGTGGCGGCCTTCCCGGCGAACGCCGATCTGCCGGCCGAGCTCCCCCTCCTCATCTACACCCACGGCACCACCGGCTTCTCCGATCCCTGCGCGCCCTCCGCCGACCTCGGCGGCCAGCTCCTGGCCGCCGCCATCGCCGCGCGGGGCTACATCGTGGCGGCCCCCGACTACCTCGGCCTCACCGGCCTGGGCGAGACCGTGGACCTGCGCCACCCCTACCTGATCGGCGAGCCCACCGCGATCGCCAGCTGGGACGCCCTGCGCGCCACCATCGCCCTGGGCGCCGCCGAGGGGGTGGAGGCCGTCCCCTCCCACCAGACCGCCATCATGGGCGCCAGCCAGGGCGGCCACGCCGCCTTCTTCACCGCCCGCTACGGGCCCCACTACGCCCCCGAGTTCGACATCGACGCGGTGCTCCCCTCCATCCCCCCCATCGACATGCGCGAGCTGATGGCCTTCGGGGTGGACGACCGGGGAGGCATCCACGGCCTGCTGGCCGCGATGCTCAACGCCTACCGCAACTGGTACGGCGCCCCGGCGAGCATGGAGGGCGTGCTCGTCAACGACGCGCCCCACAACCTGGCCGACAACATCGACACGCTCATGTACCCGACCGACGCCTGCGACGCGGGCGACGAGCTCGGCGCGATCCTCCAGGCGAGCGGCTCCCTCTACGAGGCGGACTTCACCGAGGGGATGCGCGGCGGCAGCGTGGGCGAGCCCTGGGACTGCTACCTCGAGGTGAACTCGATCAACGCCGCGCCGATCCCGCGCGGCGACGATCCGCCCTTCTTCGTCGCGGCGGGCGAGCTCGACGAGCTGGTCCCCCTGGTGACCGTGACCGACGGGGTGAGCGAGCTCTGCGCGAGCGGCTACGGCATCGAGCTGCTCGTCTGCCAGGACGCCAACCACGTCCAGGGCGGGACCTGGTCCCTGCGCGAGCAGCTCGACTGGCTGAACGCCCGCATGGCCGGTGAGCCGATGGACCCCGCGCGCAGCTGCGAGATCCCGGCGCCCTCCTGCTGCAGCGGCAGCGACCCGGCGGTCTGCACCTCCTGA
- a CDS encoding TrmH family RNA methyltransferase, protein MDDPERPAVGVGPHPRPWPEDPRLDPELLAGGDRRNVLDRYRYWRVEAIVEDLDARRHPLEVAIENWRSDPNIGAVVRNANAFGVGRVHIVGRHRWNRRGAMMTERYLHLFEHPTLEGLLAHARQQALPLIGIDNLPGSSSLHESELPRRCLLLFGQEGEGLSPEAREVVERILHVPQYGSTRSINAGAASAVAMAEWCRRHAGRGQSSPGSSE, encoded by the coding sequence TTGGACGACCCCGAGCGGCCGGCCGTGGGCGTCGGCCCCCACCCCCGGCCCTGGCCGGAGGACCCCCGCCTCGATCCCGAGCTGCTGGCCGGCGGCGATCGTCGCAACGTGCTCGATCGCTACCGCTACTGGCGGGTCGAGGCGATCGTCGAGGACCTCGACGCCCGCCGGCACCCCCTCGAGGTCGCCATCGAGAACTGGCGCTCGGATCCGAACATCGGCGCCGTGGTCCGCAACGCCAACGCCTTCGGCGTGGGCCGGGTCCACATCGTCGGGCGGCACCGCTGGAACCGGCGGGGCGCCATGATGACCGAGCGCTACCTGCACCTCTTCGAGCACCCGACCCTCGAGGGCCTGCTCGCCCACGCCCGGCAGCAGGCGCTCCCCCTGATCGGCATCGACAACCTGCCGGGCTCGAGCTCGCTCCACGAGAGCGAGCTGCCCCGCCGCTGCCTCCTCCTCTTCGGGCAGGAGGGCGAGGGCCTCTCGCCGGAAGCCCGGGAGGTGGTCGAGCGCATCCTGCACGTCCCGCAGTACGGCTCGACCCGCTCGATCAACGCCGGCGCGGCCTCGGCCGTCGCGATGGCCGAGTGGTGCCGCCGCCACGCCGGCAGGGGTCAGAGCTCGCCGGGCAGCAGCGAGTAG
- the recA gene encoding recombinase RecA — MANDPRDNKEKAIDLAVSAIEKQFGKGSIMRLGVGEPLVADIEAIPTGALSLDVALGIGGIPRGRIIEVYGPESSGKTTLTLHMIAEAQKRGGIAAFVDAEHALDVAYARKLGVRTDDLLISQPDTGEQALEIADMLVRSGAIDVLVVDSVAALTPRAELEGEMGDSHVGLQARLMSQALRKLTGSISKSRTVVIFINQIRMKIGVMFGSPETTSGGNALKFYASQRLDIRRIGAIKQGEEVIGNRTRVKVVKNKVAPPFRQVEFDIIYGEGISTEGDTLDLAVSKDIVEKSGAWYSYEGERLGQGRERVRDFLKENPEILASIDAKVREAFGLKVTRPQLRAVEGGSEGEAAEQASSRGKKAAR; from the coding sequence ATGGCAAACGATCCTCGCGACAACAAGGAAAAGGCCATCGATCTGGCCGTCTCGGCCATCGAGAAGCAGTTCGGCAAGGGCTCCATCATGCGGCTGGGCGTCGGAGAGCCCCTGGTCGCCGACATCGAGGCCATCCCCACCGGGGCGCTCTCCCTCGACGTGGCGCTGGGCATCGGCGGCATCCCCCGCGGGCGGATCATCGAGGTCTACGGCCCCGAGTCCTCGGGCAAGACCACCCTCACCCTCCACATGATCGCCGAGGCCCAGAAGCGGGGCGGCATCGCGGCCTTCGTCGACGCCGAGCACGCCCTCGACGTCGCCTACGCCCGCAAGCTGGGCGTGCGCACCGACGACCTGCTCATCTCCCAGCCCGACACCGGCGAGCAGGCCCTCGAGATCGCCGACATGCTGGTGCGCTCCGGCGCCATCGACGTCCTGGTCGTCGACTCGGTGGCCGCGCTCACCCCCCGGGCCGAGCTCGAGGGCGAGATGGGCGACTCCCACGTCGGCCTCCAGGCCCGGCTGATGAGCCAGGCGCTGCGGAAGCTCACCGGCTCGATCTCCAAGTCGCGTACGGTGGTGATCTTCATCAACCAGATCCGCATGAAGATCGGCGTGATGTTCGGCAGCCCCGAGACCACCTCGGGCGGCAACGCGCTGAAGTTCTACGCCAGCCAGCGCCTCGACATCCGGCGCATCGGCGCCATCAAGCAGGGTGAGGAGGTCATCGGCAACCGCACCCGGGTGAAGGTGGTGAAGAACAAGGTCGCCCCGCCCTTCCGGCAGGTGGAGTTCGACATCATCTACGGCGAGGGCATCAGCACCGAGGGCGACACCCTCGATCTGGCCGTCTCCAAGGACATCGTGGAGAAGAGCGGCGCCTGGTACAGCTACGAGGGCGAGCGCCTCGGGCAGGGCCGCGAGCGGGTCCGGGACTTCCTCAAGGAGAACCCCGAGATCCTCGCCAGCATCGACGCCAAGGTGCGCGAGGCCTTCGGCCTGAAGGTCACCCGCCCGCAGCTCCGCGCCGTCGAGGGGGGCAGCGAGGGCGAGGCCGCCGAGCAGGCCTCCTCCCGGGGCAAGAAGGCCGCGCGCTAG
- a CDS encoding 4Fe-4S ferredoxin: protein MIEVIAHYCPQNHPCPVVRLCPVDAIEQEGNSAPKVDQESCIDCCACTNACRAFQGDCC from the coding sequence ATGATCGAAGTCATTGCCCACTACTGCCCCCAGAACCACCCCTGCCCGGTGGTTCGCCTCTGCCCCGTCGATGCCATCGAGCAGGAGGGCAACTCGGCCCCGAAGGTGGACCAGGAGAGCTGCATCGACTGCTGCGCCTGCACCAACGCCTGTAGGGCCTTCCAGGGGGACTGCTGCTGA